One Halolamina litorea genomic window carries:
- a CDS encoding S1C family serine protease: MNASRRQFLAAAGVGLAGLAGCTAPEGEPSVAGLDNPEDQPFARLYEAVSPSVVRLRVYDAGGVRGEGSGWLYDDDVLVTNDHVVDLADTVRAQFANGEWVTAELLGTDPYSDLAALSVDPPVEAEPLPLLAEQPPVGTRVAAVGAPLGLEGSLTTGVVSGQNRTISSVRNFTISGAVQTDAAVNPGNSGGPLLTLGGDVAGVITQAGGENIGFAVSAALTERVIPELIENGQYEHSYLGVRILPVTPLLAEANDLEAARGVYLAAVPAGSPADGTLRGGAETVIVEGSPQPTGGDVIVALDDTPIATTGQLGTYLALETSPGDTISVTVIRDGEERTLDVTLGTRPDPR; encoded by the coding sequence ATGAACGCGTCACGACGCCAGTTTCTCGCCGCTGCGGGTGTCGGTCTCGCCGGTCTCGCGGGCTGTACGGCGCCGGAGGGGGAACCGAGCGTGGCCGGGCTCGACAACCCGGAGGACCAGCCGTTCGCGAGGCTCTACGAGGCGGTCTCGCCCTCCGTCGTCCGGCTCCGGGTGTACGACGCCGGCGGCGTCCGTGGCGAGGGGTCGGGCTGGCTCTACGACGACGACGTGTTGGTCACGAACGACCACGTCGTCGACCTCGCGGACACGGTCCGCGCACAGTTCGCTAACGGGGAGTGGGTGACCGCCGAACTGCTCGGCACCGACCCGTACAGCGACCTCGCGGCGCTCTCGGTCGACCCGCCGGTCGAGGCGGAGCCGCTGCCGCTGCTGGCAGAACAGCCGCCAGTCGGCACCCGCGTCGCCGCCGTCGGCGCGCCGCTGGGGCTGGAGGGGTCGCTCACCACCGGCGTCGTCTCCGGGCAGAACCGAACGATATCCTCGGTCCGGAACTTCACCATCTCCGGGGCGGTCCAGACCGACGCCGCCGTCAACCCCGGCAACAGCGGCGGCCCGCTGCTCACGCTCGGCGGCGACGTGGCGGGCGTGATCACGCAGGCCGGCGGCGAGAACATCGGCTTCGCAGTCAGCGCCGCCCTGACCGAACGGGTCATCCCGGAACTGATCGAGAACGGCCAGTACGAACACTCCTACCTCGGCGTCCGGATCCTCCCGGTCACGCCGCTGCTGGCGGAGGCGAACGACCTCGAGGCCGCCCGCGGGGTCTACCTCGCGGCGGTGCCCGCCGGGAGTCCCGCCGACGGCACGTTGCGTGGCGGGGCCGAGACCGTCATCGTCGAAGGGTCGCCCCAGCCGACCGGCGGCGACGTGATCGTCGCCCTCGACGATACGCCCATCGCCACGACCGGCCAACTCGGCACCTACCTCGCCCTCGAGACCAGTCCGGGCGACACCATCTCCGTGACGGTGATCCGCGACGGCGAGGAACGGACGCTCGACGTGACACTCGGCACCCGTCCCGACCCGCGCTGA
- the dph2 gene encoding diphthamide biosynthesis enzyme Dph2 encodes MSQDAAGDATTEGDLRNTGMSLKHDREWDYELERIIEEIEEKDAKKVGLQFPEGLKRRGPAVADDLRELAPDDVTFMLSGQPCYGACDLDTFLMRRTDVFVHFGHSPMKNSDKIIYVPLFSNVDVFPMMEDALEELPEDDVGLVTTAQHMNLFPEMKEWLQEKGYEVHTRKGDDRLTHEGQVLGCNYASADIDADQVLYVGGGKFHPLGLAMEHPDKKVVIADPVNNVVTVADTEKFMKQRYGAVHRAMDAEKWGVIFCTKIGQGRWEMAEKIVEENENAYLITMDEVTPDRLRNFDMDAFVNTGCPRITTDDGPQFHKPMLTPGEYEIAVGHEPLDSLEFDTFHGTW; translated from the coding sequence ATGAGTCAGGACGCCGCGGGCGACGCAACGACCGAAGGGGACCTCCGGAACACGGGGATGTCCCTCAAACACGACCGGGAGTGGGACTACGAACTCGAACGCATCATCGAGGAGATCGAGGAGAAGGACGCCAAGAAGGTCGGCCTGCAGTTCCCCGAAGGGCTCAAGCGCCGCGGCCCCGCCGTCGCCGACGACCTGCGGGAGCTCGCCCCCGACGACGTGACGTTCATGCTGTCGGGCCAGCCCTGTTACGGCGCCTGCGACCTCGACACGTTCCTGATGCGCCGCACCGACGTGTTCGTGCACTTCGGCCACTCGCCGATGAAGAACTCGGACAAGATCATCTACGTGCCGCTCTTCTCGAACGTCGACGTGTTCCCGATGATGGAGGACGCGCTGGAGGAACTCCCCGAGGACGACGTGGGGCTGGTCACGACGGCCCAGCACATGAACCTCTTCCCGGAGATGAAGGAGTGGCTGCAGGAGAAGGGGTACGAGGTCCACACCCGGAAGGGCGACGACCGCCTGACCCACGAGGGCCAAGTCCTGGGCTGCAACTACGCCTCCGCGGACATCGACGCCGATCAGGTGCTCTACGTCGGCGGCGGGAAGTTCCACCCGCTCGGGCTGGCGATGGAACACCCCGACAAGAAGGTCGTCATCGCCGACCCCGTGAACAACGTCGTCACCGTCGCCGACACGGAGAAGTTCATGAAGCAGCGCTACGGCGCCGTCCACCGCGCGATGGACGCCGAGAAGTGGGGCGTCATCTTCTGTACGAAGATCGGGCAGGGCCGCTGGGAGATGGCCGAGAAGATCGTCGAGGAGAACGAGAACGCCTACCTCATCACGATGGACGAGGTCACGCCGGACCGCCTGCGGAACTTCGACATGGACGCGTTCGTCAACACCGGCTGTCCCCGGATCACCACCGACGACGGCCCGCAGTTCCACAAGCCGATGCTGACCCCCGGCGAGTACGAGATCGCGGTCGGCCACGAGCCCCTCGACTCGCTGGAGTTCGACACGTTCCACGGCACCTGGTAA
- a CDS encoding YgaP family membrane protein, protein MEKNVGGLDRIARFIVGPLLIIVGLAAFAGLFTPALGTTVLVLAAVSVLVGAVLTVTAATQKCPLNSVIGLDTYGKGPA, encoded by the coding sequence ATGGAGAAAAACGTCGGAGGACTCGACCGTATCGCCCGGTTCATCGTCGGACCGCTACTGATCATCGTGGGGCTCGCCGCGTTCGCCGGGCTCTTCACGCCCGCATTGGGCACCACCGTCCTGGTGCTCGCAGCCGTGTCGGTCTTGGTCGGTGCGGTCTTGACCGTCACCGCCGCGACCCAGAAGTGTCCGCTCAACTCGGTTATCGGGCTCGACACGTACGGGAAAGGCCCCGCCTGA
- a CDS encoding M24 family metallopeptidase, whose amino-acid sequence MDIDTSALDAYLDEQGLDGYAVYAAGDDSTQRYLSGFDAPDPFFTVYTPEETALLASGLEYGRASKEARGVVDRTSDYDYQSLREEYEPGTARAKLQAAFLDAHGVDSVAVPESFPVGAADGLREEGIALAVDSAGVVDDIRAVKTDEEIEYVRDATLANEASMQACEDLLDAASVENGVLYYEGEPLTSERVATEIEVTLLQHGCALDETIVACGVDAADPHDRGSGPLEAGQPIIVDIFPRDKENGYHSDMTRTFVKGEASDTISEWYALTQEAKEAAFDALAPGATGAEVHAAVCEVYENAGYPTLRADPATETGFIHSTGHGIGLDVHEAPSLSPRGDELKPGHVVTIEPGLYDPAHGGVRIEDIAVVTEDGYENFTDYPERLEL is encoded by the coding sequence ATGGACATCGACACCAGTGCCCTCGACGCCTACCTCGACGAGCAGGGCCTCGACGGCTACGCGGTCTACGCCGCCGGCGACGACTCCACGCAGCGCTACCTCTCGGGCTTCGACGCGCCAGACCCCTTCTTCACGGTCTACACGCCCGAGGAGACCGCCCTCCTCGCCTCGGGACTGGAGTACGGCCGCGCCTCGAAGGAAGCCCGGGGCGTCGTCGACCGTACCTCCGACTACGACTACCAGTCGCTCCGCGAGGAGTACGAACCCGGAACCGCTCGGGCGAAGCTACAGGCCGCGTTCCTCGACGCCCACGGCGTCGACTCCGTCGCCGTCCCCGAGAGCTTCCCCGTCGGCGCCGCCGACGGCCTGCGCGAGGAGGGGATCGCACTGGCGGTGGACTCGGCGGGCGTCGTCGACGACATCCGCGCGGTGAAGACCGACGAGGAGATCGAGTACGTCCGCGACGCCACGCTCGCGAACGAGGCGTCGATGCAGGCCTGTGAGGACCTGCTGGACGCCGCGAGCGTCGAGAACGGCGTCCTCTACTACGAGGGCGAACCGCTGACCAGCGAGCGCGTGGCGACCGAGATCGAGGTCACGCTGCTCCAGCACGGCTGTGCGCTGGACGAGACCATCGTCGCCTGCGGCGTCGACGCTGCCGACCCCCACGACCGCGGGAGCGGCCCGCTGGAGGCCGGCCAGCCGATCATCGTCGACATCTTCCCCCGGGACAAGGAGAACGGCTACCACTCCGACATGACCCGCACCTTCGTCAAGGGCGAGGCCAGCGACACCATCTCCGAGTGGTACGCCCTCACGCAGGAGGCCAAGGAGGCCGCCTTCGACGCGCTGGCGCCCGGCGCGACCGGCGCCGAGGTCCACGCCGCCGTCTGTGAGGTGTACGAGAACGCCGGCTACCCCACGCTCCGGGCGGACCCCGCGACGGAGACGGGGTTCATCCACAGTACCGGCCACGGGATCGGCCTCGACGTGCACGAGGCGCCGTCGCTCTCCCCCCGCGGCGACGAACTGAAGCCGGGCCACGTCGTCACGATCGAACCGGGGCTCTACGACCCCGCACACGGCGGCGTCCGGATCGAGGACATCGCCGTCGTCACCGAGGACGGCTACGAGAACTTCACCGACTACCCCGAACGGCTCGAACTGTAG
- a CDS encoding prephenate dehydrogenase/arogenate dehydrogenase family protein produces MTLCIVGAGAMGRWLAATVDAAPALDTDLAFADTDADAAADAAAAFADAETVPLDGGTPAADRSFETVCLAVPIPAVEAAVANWAPHAESAMLDLSGVMVGPVDAMREHLPGRERASLHPLFAPQRAPGNVALVADSVGTTLSPLLDALREAGNDLFETTPEEHDDAMTTVQAKSHAAVLAWALAGDDVREEFHTPVSAGLSDLAGTVTEGEARVYADVQEAFGGADAVAEAARELADADHEAFAALYERAAERAGSTPTTEGER; encoded by the coding sequence ATGACGCTCTGTATCGTCGGCGCCGGTGCGATGGGCCGCTGGCTGGCCGCGACCGTTGACGCGGCGCCGGCGCTCGACACCGATCTCGCCTTCGCCGACACCGACGCCGACGCCGCCGCGGACGCGGCAGCGGCGTTCGCCGACGCCGAGACGGTACCGCTCGACGGCGGGACGCCCGCCGCCGACCGCTCGTTCGAAACCGTCTGTCTGGCGGTTCCGATCCCGGCCGTGGAGGCCGCCGTCGCGAACTGGGCGCCCCACGCCGAGTCGGCCATGCTCGACCTCTCTGGCGTGATGGTCGGTCCCGTCGACGCCATGCGCGAGCACCTGCCCGGCCGCGAGCGCGCGAGCCTCCACCCGCTGTTCGCCCCGCAGCGAGCACCGGGCAACGTCGCGCTGGTCGCCGACTCGGTCGGCACGACGCTCTCGCCGCTCCTCGATGCGCTCCGGGAGGCCGGCAACGACCTCTTTGAGACCACCCCCGAGGAACACGACGACGCCATGACCACGGTCCAAGCAAAGAGCCACGCCGCCGTGCTCGCGTGGGCGCTGGCCGGCGACGACGTGCGCGAGGAGTTCCACACGCCAGTCTCGGCGGGCCTCTCGGACCTCGCAGGGACCGTTACCGAGGGCGAAGCGCGGGTCTACGCCGACGTGCAGGAGGCCTTCGGCGGCGCCGACGCCGTCGCCGAGGCGGCCCGGGAACTCGCCGACGCCGACCACGAGGCGTTCGCCGCCCTGTACGAACGGGCCGCCGAGCGCGCCGGGTCGACGCCGACGACGGAGGGTGAGCGATGA